The window TTCGGCGGCGGCATCCAGCAAGCCAATACCGGCCTGCCCGGCCAGGTTTAAAATCTCCCGAACGGATTCCAGCGGCACCGACGCGGCGTGCTTTCCGTTTTGCGCGGTCAATGCCACGGTGCCCAGGGCCAGCTTCATTGGTTGTTATAATCCCGATTATCCAGCACGACTGTTCGCCACTTCTCATTCATATTGCTTGCTGCTCATTTCTGATGATAGCAAAAGCACTCTGACTTTTTTGGGATTTTCGATGACGCTTCCAAAAATACTGAACCTGGATGACGCCGATAGTGACCGGAAAAAGGTTCAATAGACAAGAACGCCCACAGGGGCGAAAACCGTTTTTCGCTGTGAGCCTTTGAGCTTGAGCGCAGGCGCCAGATGTGGATATGAGTTAAGTATGGCCTGATTGTATGGGCAGGGACTGATCAGAGGTAAGCTATGTTTGATGGTAAATCCATTTTAATTACCGGGGGAACCGGTTCTTTTGGCAAAAAGGCGGTCAAGACCCTTCTGGAGCGGTACAAGCCCAAAAAAATCATTATCTTTTCTCGGGATGAGTACAAGCAGTACGTCATGCAGCAAACTTACAACGCCCCCTGCATGCGGTACTTCATTGGCGATGTGCGGGACGCCCAGCGTCTGGATATGGCCATGAGCGACGTGGATGTGGTGATTCACGCGGCAGCCCTGAAGCATGTGCCCATTGCCGAATACAACCCGCAGGAGTGTATCCATACCAACGTGACTGGTGCGGAAAATGTGATTCGGGCCTGTCTGGATCACGAGGTGGAGCGGGTCATTGCCCTGTCTACGGACAAAGCGGCCAATCCCATCAACCTGTACGGGGCCACCAAGCTGGTGTCCGATAAACTGTTTGTGGCCGCCAACAATCTGGCGGGGCGCAAGCCAACCCGTTTTTCCGTAGTGCGCTATGGCAACGTGGTGGGTTCCCGTGGCTCGGTGATTCCGTTTTTCAAAAAACTGATGCAAGACAAGGTCAGTGAATTGCCCATTACCGACCCGCGCATGACCCGCTTCTGGATTACCCTGTCCCAGGGTGTGGACTTTGTGCTGGATTCCTTTATGCGCATGAAGGGCGGCGAAATTTTCGTGCCCAAATTGCCCTCTACCCGCATTACCGATTTGGCGGAAGCCTTGTATCCCGGCGTGCCACATAAATTTGTGGGCATTCGCCCCGGAGAAAAACTGCATGAGGTGATGTGCCCCAGCGATGACTCTCACTTGACGCTGGAGTTTGAGACCTATTACGTTATCCAGCCCACCATTCAATTTTCCAATGATATTCAGTATGACACCAATCAACTGGGGCATCGTGGAAAGCCGGTTGAACTCGGCTTTGAGTACAACTCGGCCAACAACCCGGTCTTTCTCTCCTCAGAGGAAATTCAGGCGCTGGTGACGCTGGATGAAATCGAGGTTTAATCAGGCACCTTCCTTCAGGGAAACGCGCTGTTAGCCTCTTGGTAAAAACTCACGTCCGCTTTGTCTA is drawn from Vampirovibrio chlorellavorus and contains these coding sequences:
- the pseB gene encoding UDP-N-acetylglucosamine 4,6-dehydratase (inverting) encodes the protein MFDGKSILITGGTGSFGKKAVKTLLERYKPKKIIIFSRDEYKQYVMQQTYNAPCMRYFIGDVRDAQRLDMAMSDVDVVIHAAALKHVPIAEYNPQECIHTNVTGAENVIRACLDHEVERVIALSTDKAANPINLYGATKLVSDKLFVAANNLAGRKPTRFSVVRYGNVVGSRGSVIPFFKKLMQDKVSELPITDPRMTRFWITLSQGVDFVLDSFMRMKGGEIFVPKLPSTRITDLAEALYPGVPHKFVGIRPGEKLHEVMCPSDDSHLTLEFETYYVIQPTIQFSNDIQYDTNQLGHRGKPVELGFEYNSANNPVFLSSEEIQALVTLDEIEV